The window TGAACGCCACCGCGAAACAGTTGAACGGTACACTCCGTACCTGCCGTTGCTGACAGCGACGGTACTGGTGGGTATGGGACTGGCATTCATTGGCGGGCTATTTTAGCAACCCCCTGTTCTGTCCAACTTGCAATCTCCAGTGATATTCTCTTCTATTCGTAACTGTGACTGAAGAGCGGAATTACAATAAAGTCTACATAGGTGTAATCTATTTGGCGTAGTCGATCATGGTAGGAACCATGGTTATTGGTACCAAACTACAAGAGATGTATAGAGTCATGGTCACAGCTAGATACTACGAAGAACGCCTTCAGGAGGAGTATCTGGAGGGAAAACAACCAGCCTTCGATATCTCTGCTGGGCCAATCCCTGGTGAGCTACACCTCGCAGCCGGTCACGAAGCATCGGCCGCGGGAGTTTGTCAGCACTTGCGAGATGACGATACCGTTACGGCACCACACCGGCCTCATCATATCGCAATCGCCAAAGGTGTCGATCTAGATCGGATGACAGCGGAGATTTTTGGCCGCGAGACCGGACTGAGCAACGGAAAAGGCGGACACATGCACCTGTTTGATCCCGCTGTCAACTTCGCGTGTAGTGGTATCATTGCAGAGGGCTGTCCACCAGCCGTTGGGGCTGGACTCGCCGCGAAGAAGCGAAACGAAGACAGTGTTGCTGTCGCGTTTATCGGCGAAGGTGCCGTCAGTCAAGGCGCGTTCCTCGAGTCGCTGAATCTTGCCGCAGTCCAGAACTTGCCGGTCGTCTTCGTTATCGAGGACAACGATTGGGCGATCAGTATGCCCAAAGACCGCGTGACTGATGTCGAAGATGCATCTCAACGCGCAGGTGGCTTCGACCTGCCAGGGAAACGCGTGGATTCTGACGACGCAACGGCAGTGTATGCTGCCGCCAAGGAGGCAGTTGGACGGGCCCGAGACGATAACGGACCGTCCCTACTCGAGTTACAGGTCCACCGTCGGATGGGGCATTTCATGGGCGACCCTGAGAGCTACCGACCAGCGGAAGACTCGGAGGCCGCGAAAAACCGCGATTCAATCGAGCGGCTCGCCGCAGAGTTGCGTGCGGCAGGCGTTGAGGACGCTGAACTGGAAGAAATTCGTGATGAGGCTCACGAGCGCGTAGACAGCGCGATTGAATGGGCAAAAGAACAGCCACAACCCGATCCGGAAGACGCCTACGAGGATGTCTTTGCCGGGTCGAAATCTGGCGTAACGACGACCGAACCAGCGCACGAGCTTGCAGATACTACTCGAGCAGGAGGTGATGACTAATGGCACAACAAGAATCTACCCAGACTGTCGACCGCGAACTGACGATGAGCCGTGCGATGGTCGAAGCGATTGCTGACGAGATGCGAACGAACGAGGAGGTCTTCTACATGGGTGAAGACGTCGCAGACTATGGCGGTATCTTCGACAGTACACAGGGGCTCCTCGATGAGTTTGGCCACGACCGAATCATGGATGTGCCGATTAGCGAGACGGCCTATCTTGGCGCGGCTGTCGGAGCAGCACAGGCCGGGATGCGGCCGATAGCCGAGCTCATGTTCGTCGATTTCTTCGGCGTTGCGATGGACCAGATCTACAATCAGATGGCGAAAAACACCTACATGAGTGGGGCAAACGTGACTGTCCCGATGGTGTTGACAGCCGCTGTTGGCGGGACGTACAACGACGCTGCCCAGCACTCCCAAACGCTGTATGGCACCTTCGCTCATCTTCCTGGGATGAAAGTCGTTGTTCCGTCGACAGCGTACGATGCAAAGGGGTTGATGCACAACGCGATCCGCGATGATGATCCGGTCGTCTACATGTTCCACAAGCGGCTCATGGGAATCGGCTGGATGCCCGCACCTGATGGACCGAAAACGCCTGTCCCTGAAGAAGCGTACACGATCCCCTTCGGGAGTGCGGATGTCAAACGCGAGGGTGCGGATGTTACCGTCGTCACCCTTGGACTGCACGTTCACCGAGCGCTCGAGGCCGCTGAAACCCTCGCGGAGGACGACATTGACACCGAAGTTATCGACCTTCGAACGCTCGTTCCCGTAGATACCGACACAATTCTCGAGTCCGTCGAGAAAACCGGTCGGCTGGTCGTCGTCGACGAGGATTACCGCTCGTACGGTGTTACGAGCGAAATCATTGCCCGCGTCGCGGAGGCAGATCTAGCATCGCTTGAGGCGGTTGACCGTCTCGCGGTACCGGATGTCCCAATTCCATACGCGAGACCGCTGGAGAACGAGGTCATACCAGCTACGGACGACATTGAAGACACCGTCCGAGCCATCACCTCCTAACCATGGCTGGGAATGACCACCTCGAGATCAACACGGCCGATGTCTGGCCCGAGGACACAGACGAGAACGAAGGTGTCGTCAGTAACTGGTTCACGAGTGAGGGCAGTCAGGTCGAGGAGGGTGACACCCTCTGTGAAATCCAGGTTGAAAAGGTCAGCGTCGACGTGCCAGCACCTGCGGCGGGAACCGTCCACGAAATCGTCTGTGCTGAGGATGATGAATTCGAACGCGGTGATATCTTAGCGGTGCTGGAGGCTGCCTGAGCCCCTCCAGTTTCACTCGGAAACGTATACCATGACATCCCCCACCGAAAACGGCGACGCTAGCCAGAACAGCGACACCTCATCGGGCGACGAACGCACCGTTCTCGAGGAGCGCAAACTCACAGGGATGCGCCGAACGATCGCAAATCGCCTCCAGGAGAGTTCGCAAGAGGCCGCTCACGTGACGGCAAGTCGCGAGGTTGACGCCGAGGAACTCGTGAGAGCAGCCGAGGTGGCGAGCGACAAATACGACGTTGACGTCTCCGTGGTTGATATTGTCCTCTGTGCGCTCTCGGAAACGCTTGCGGACCACCCTGCGTTCAACGCAACACTCGAGGACGGCCTTCACCGCCTCTACGAGACACAGAACGTTGGTATCGCAGTCGATATCGACGCTGGATTGGTGACGCCAGTCCTCACCGCACTCGAGTCGAAATCGCTCGATCAAGTTGCGATCGAACGTCGTGAGTTGACAGAATCTGTGCAGACAGGCTCCTATTCTATGTCTGATCTTCGTGGCGGGACGTTCACGATAACGAATCTTGGCGTTCTGGGTATCGACTCGTTCACGCCGATCATCAACCCGCCAGAAGTAGCGATCCTTGGTGTCAATCGCATCCGAGACCGTGCACGCCCGGGCGACGAAGGTGTTGACTTTCGCAAACAGATTCAGTTTGATCTGAGCTTCGACCATCGAGTCGTCGATGGCGCCGATGCAGCTCGGTTCCTCGAGACGTTGGCTACTCATATTGAGAACGCTGAAGCACTGCTGTGAGGTCGTGTGGGACACGAGGAGTCGCATACCGGCAGTTATTAACCCAACGCTTGGGATCCCTCCGCCTTCAGGCGGAGGTGAATGTCAACTTCACCACCAACCTGCTTCCGAGGCTCGTCCACAAAACGATTCCAGAGAATTCTGTCAGCGGCCGTGAAACCTGCTCGAACAGCCTGTTAAGTCAGGCTTATCTGTTAAAAGCCGTCAGTATCTACTATTGTGTTCGAGAAGGTCCTGATCGCAAACCGTGAGGAGATCGCCGTTCGAATCATTCAATCGTGTACGGAACTGGGGATCGAAACGGTCGCAGTCTACAGCGATGCGGACGAGGATGCCAAACACGTTCGACTGGCTGATGAGGCATACCACATCGGTAGTTCGAAAGCCACGGAGAGTTATCTGAATCAAGAAGCGCTTCTAGAGGCTGCCCGCAAGGCAAACGTCGATGCAGTCCACCCAGGGTACGGGTTCCTTGCGGAAAATGAATCGTTCGCAGCCAACGTTGAGGAAAGCGAGTTTGTGTGGATTGGCCCGCCAAGTGACGTCATGGCTGATTTCGGCGAGAAAACCAAAGCACGCGAAATTATGGCCGACGCAGCTGTCCCAATCGTTCCCGGGACGACTGAGCCGGTCACATCCGTCGAAGAAGTCGAAGCGTTCGCGGCAGAGCATGGCTATCCCGTTGCGATCAAGGCCGACGGCGGTGGCGGTGGTCGGGGTCTCAAGGTCGTTCAGGAACCCAACGAAATCGAGTCGAAACTGCAAGAAGCGATTCGAGAGGGTGAAGCCTATTTCGATAATCCAAACGTCTACCTCGAGCGATTCCTCGAGAACCCACGCCACATCGAAGTGCAGATCATCGGCGACGAGCATGGCAACGTCCGGCATCTGGGCGAGCGTGATTGCAGCATTCAGCGGCGCCAGCAGAAACTCGTCGAGGAATCGCCAGCACCAGGCCTGGATGCCGAGACCCGCGCTGCACTCTGTGACGCAGCCCGACGCGGCGCGGCTTCGGCCGACTACGTCAACGCCGGGACCGTCGAATTCCTCTATGAGGATGGCGAGTTCTATTTCATCGAAGTCAATGCTCGGATTCAGGTCGAACACACGGTGACCGAGGAACTCACCGGCATCGATCTGGTTAAATGGCAGCTCCGGGTTGCTGCTGGTGAGGAACTACCGTTTTCACAGGACGACATCGAACCACGGGGTGCTGCGATGGAGTTCCGTCTTAACGCGGAAGACCCCGACAACGACTTCACCCCGCTTCCAGGAACACTCTCGTCCTACGAACCACCGCGTGGCATCGGTGTTCGTGTCGATGACGGTGTTGACGAGGGAGATTCGATTGCTCCGTTCTATGATTCGATGTTTGCCAAACTGATCGTGACTGGCGAGGACAGAGCAGAGGCAATCGCCCGCGGCAAACGTGCACTCGAGGAGACGACGATCGAAGGGATTCCAACGACAATCCCCTTCCACCAGCAGTTACTCGAGGAGGAGGGCTTCATCGCGAACGAGCATACGACGAAGTACGTCGAACAAGAACTCCTCGACGAGTAGCCAGCCAAATCGGGAACTCGAGATCGCGTTTACAGATCACTGGGGCAGTTTGTTGACGGCGGTGAACGAATCGCGTTATACGATTTCGGACAACGGCGTGAGTTCGATCCCGTGCTCGTCGATGCGGTCGTGAATCTCTTCAAGGATCGCCACGGCGTTTGGATTATCGCCGTGAATACAGATGCTCTCGGCGGGCACTGAAATCTCCTCACCAGTGGCCGCTTCGACGACACCCTCTGTCGCGATCGAGACGAAGCGGTCGGCAACCAGTTCTGGATCACGGTCCTCGAGTTCCTGCTCAACGATCAGCGAGCGGTCAGGCCGGTAGTCTAAGTCGACATATCCCTCAAACACCGCGCGGAGTCCTTCTATTTCCTGAGCGACCTCGTAGATGTTCATATCGGTCGCAAGATAGATGAGATCGTCGTCAACCTCGAGCATGCCCTCCATAACGGCCCGAGCGTGTTCCGGGCTTTCGGATAACATCGAGTACATCGCGCCGTGGGGCTTTACGTGCTGAACAGTAGTGCCGTGTCGCTGTGCGAATGCAGAGAGTGCACCGAGCTGGTAGACGACATAATCTCGCACCTCCTCGGGTGTCGCGTCGATTTTTCGGCGACCGAACCCAACCCGGTCTGGCAGGCCAGGATGAACACCGATTCCAACATCGTGTTCAGCCGCGTATTCAACAGTCTCGCGCATAACGTGGGGGTCGCCGGCGTGGTATCCGCCAGCGATATTTGCAGACGTAATGTACGGCATGACCGCATCGTCGTTCCCCATTGTCCAGTTTCCGAAACTTTCCCCCATGTCACAATTGATATCAATAGATGCCATATGGAAGCGTTTGCCACAAATGCAGATATAGATTACGGGGAAGGATGCCTAAACCGTCATTTTCGCACAGAACATGCGCCGGCGACACTCATTTACCCCGGCCACAGGGATAGATAGTTCGCGCTGTCGATCAAGTACTATGCCGGAGCCGATAATCCGTACGGTTTTCGATACCGGGGCGATATCAGGACTGTGAATTTGAGCCTGCGACCTGTCCGACCGGTGAGACGAACCACGAGCCAAGCAGGACGAACAGTCCGACGATGGCCAGAATCACGCCGATCGGTGGATTAAGAA of the Natrialba magadii ATCC 43099 genome contains:
- a CDS encoding acetyl-CoA carboxylase biotin carboxylase subunit → MFEKVLIANREEIAVRIIQSCTELGIETVAVYSDADEDAKHVRLADEAYHIGSSKATESYLNQEALLEAARKANVDAVHPGYGFLAENESFAANVEESEFVWIGPPSDVMADFGEKTKAREIMADAAVPIVPGTTEPVTSVEEVEAFAAEHGYPVAIKADGGGGGRGLKVVQEPNEIESKLQEAIREGEAYFDNPNVYLERFLENPRHIEVQIIGDEHGNVRHLGERDCSIQRRQQKLVEESPAPGLDAETRAALCDAARRGAASADYVNAGTVEFLYEDGEFYFIEVNARIQVEHTVTEELTGIDLVKWQLRVAAGEELPFSQDDIEPRGAAMEFRLNAEDPDNDFTPLPGTLSSYEPPRGIGVRVDDGVDEGDSIAPFYDSMFAKLIVTGEDRAEAIARGKRALEETTIEGIPTTIPFHQQLLEEEGFIANEHTTKYVEQELLDE
- a CDS encoding LamB/YcsF family protein, translated to MASIDINCDMGESFGNWTMGNDDAVMPYITSANIAGGYHAGDPHVMRETVEYAAEHDVGIGVHPGLPDRVGFGRRKIDATPEEVRDYVVYQLGALSAFAQRHGTTVQHVKPHGAMYSMLSESPEHARAVMEGMLEVDDDLIYLATDMNIYEVAQEIEGLRAVFEGYVDLDYRPDRSLIVEQELEDRDPELVADRFVSIATEGVVEAATGEEISVPAESICIHGDNPNAVAILEEIHDRIDEHGIELTPLSEIV
- a CDS encoding lipoyl domain-containing protein — protein: MAGNDHLEINTADVWPEDTDENEGVVSNWFTSEGSQVEEGDTLCEIQVEKVSVDVPAPAAGTVHEIVCAEDDEFERGDILAVLEAA
- a CDS encoding thiamine pyrophosphate-dependent dehydrogenase E1 component subunit alpha, with the protein product MYRVMVTARYYEERLQEEYLEGKQPAFDISAGPIPGELHLAAGHEASAAGVCQHLRDDDTVTAPHRPHHIAIAKGVDLDRMTAEIFGRETGLSNGKGGHMHLFDPAVNFACSGIIAEGCPPAVGAGLAAKKRNEDSVAVAFIGEGAVSQGAFLESLNLAAVQNLPVVFVIEDNDWAISMPKDRVTDVEDASQRAGGFDLPGKRVDSDDATAVYAAAKEAVGRARDDNGPSLLELQVHRRMGHFMGDPESYRPAEDSEAAKNRDSIERLAAELRAAGVEDAELEEIRDEAHERVDSAIEWAKEQPQPDPEDAYEDVFAGSKSGVTTTEPAHELADTTRAGGDD
- a CDS encoding 2-oxo acid dehydrogenase subunit E2; protein product: MTSPTENGDASQNSDTSSGDERTVLEERKLTGMRRTIANRLQESSQEAAHVTASREVDAEELVRAAEVASDKYDVDVSVVDIVLCALSETLADHPAFNATLEDGLHRLYETQNVGIAVDIDAGLVTPVLTALESKSLDQVAIERRELTESVQTGSYSMSDLRGGTFTITNLGVLGIDSFTPIINPPEVAILGVNRIRDRARPGDEGVDFRKQIQFDLSFDHRVVDGADAARFLETLATHIENAEALL
- a CDS encoding alpha-ketoacid dehydrogenase subunit beta; this encodes MAQQESTQTVDRELTMSRAMVEAIADEMRTNEEVFYMGEDVADYGGIFDSTQGLLDEFGHDRIMDVPISETAYLGAAVGAAQAGMRPIAELMFVDFFGVAMDQIYNQMAKNTYMSGANVTVPMVLTAAVGGTYNDAAQHSQTLYGTFAHLPGMKVVVPSTAYDAKGLMHNAIRDDDPVVYMFHKRLMGIGWMPAPDGPKTPVPEEAYTIPFGSADVKREGADVTVVTLGLHVHRALEAAETLAEDDIDTEVIDLRTLVPVDTDTILESVEKTGRLVVVDEDYRSYGVTSEIIARVAEADLASLEAVDRLAVPDVPIPYARPLENEVIPATDDIEDTVRAITS